In the genome of Candidatus Campbellbacteria bacterium, one region contains:
- a CDS encoding response regulator transcription factor, which translates to MKILVIEDEAIIRSVIRSTLLDEFFTVDTASDGEEGAFLAKTNEYDLIILDNILPKKDGISICREVRGCGKTVPILSLSVQGDTSTKVNLLDAGVDDYLTKPFCVDELIARVRALLRRPFKANEDTLTVDTLTLDSQRHTAQRGKEKLSLTRKEFMLLEYLMRNADYAVTRGMIMEHVWERDVDPFSNTIEAHILSLRKKIERPGRQKLIHTIPGQGYKLAQCI; encoded by the coding sequence ATGAAAATTCTGGTCATAGAAGACGAAGCCATTATACGTTCCGTCATACGATCGACCCTCCTAGACGAGTTTTTTACTGTTGATACTGCTAGTGATGGTGAGGAAGGAGCTTTTCTCGCCAAAACCAATGAGTACGACCTCATAATTTTGGACAACATACTACCCAAGAAAGATGGTATTTCCATCTGTCGTGAAGTTCGTGGGTGTGGCAAAACTGTGCCCATTTTGTCACTTTCTGTTCAAGGCGACACCTCAACAAAAGTAAACCTTCTGGATGCGGGGGTTGACGACTACCTTACCAAACCATTTTGTGTGGATGAACTCATTGCGCGAGTACGCGCACTCTTGCGCCGTCCATTTAAAGCCAATGAAGACACGTTGACCGTTGACACATTAACACTGGACTCGCAACGCCACACAGCACAGCGTGGAAAAGAAAAACTCTCACTCACGCGTAAAGAATTTATGCTTTTGGAATACCTCATGCGAAATGCCGACTACGCTGTTACCCGCGGAATGATTATGGAACATGTGTGGGAACGAGATGTTGACCCGTTCTCAAATACCATTGAGGCACACATACTGAGTTTGAGAAAAAAGATAGAACGGCCCGGACGTCAAAAACTTATTCATACGATTCCCGGGCAAGGCTACAAGCTCGCGCAGTGTATATGA
- a CDS encoding HAMP domain-containing histidine kinase encodes MKTPELSDGAHRRFFIKKTSISTREVPESATDIFTDISHALQTPLACLVGELELLERKTPQSHKGHVQRCEKIIHNMSALIHNALYISRLEQTEFTKFMKDVSLSELLHEIVEYIETLVGERHIFLHADIQEDIWVRGIKEKVEELIMAVLSNSIKYSKPRGKRTLFITLHGNSANTIIHVKDNGIGIADEDLPHIFNRFYRTPHASAQSERGTGLGLAIAQKIAEKHKASITVESTLGKGTHVQILFPTHERVL; translated from the coding sequence ATGAAGACTCCCGAACTTTCTGACGGCGCACATCGCCGTTTTTTTATTAAAAAGACATCCATATCGACCCGCGAAGTGCCGGAAAGTGCTACGGATATTTTCACTGACATATCACACGCACTTCAGACACCACTCGCCTGTCTCGTGGGAGAATTAGAATTATTGGAACGAAAGACACCACAATCACACAAAGGACATGTGCAGAGATGCGAGAAAATAATTCATAACATGTCTGCACTCATTCATAACGCACTCTACATATCACGTCTTGAACAAACTGAATTTACAAAATTTATGAAGGATGTAAGTCTCAGTGAGCTCCTCCATGAAATTGTAGAATACATAGAAACCCTTGTCGGCGAACGACATATTTTTCTTCATGCGGATATCCAAGAAGATATTTGGGTACGAGGAATAAAAGAAAAAGTTGAAGAGCTTATTATGGCCGTGCTCAGTAACAGTATTAAATATAGTAAGCCACGTGGAAAACGAACACTTTTTATTACCCTTCACGGAAATAGCGCAAACACCATTATACATGTGAAAGATAATGGTATTGGTATTGCTGATGAGGACTTGCCCCATATCTTTAATAGATTTTATCGTACCCCACATGCAAGCGCACAATCAGAACGTGGGACAGGACTTGGGCTTGCTATCGCACAAAAAATTGCAGAAAAACACAAAGCATCAATCACTGTTGAAAGTACGCTTGGTAAAGGCACCCATGTACAAATCTTATTTCCAACACACGAAAGAGTCCTCTAG
- a CDS encoding ABC transporter ATP-binding protein, which produces MIQVTNLIKNFGSGEVVTKVLRGINLHITKGEFVAIQGKSGAGKSTLLYQMSILDMPTSGQIILDGINTENFTETERTDFRLNRLGYIFQDYALIPELSAVENVVLPILMLGTEKRAALEQAMTALDAVGLGHRHDNLPSQLSGGEQQRVSIARAIAHTPDILFADEPTANLDSVSGEEVMRVINELHNKNGQTIVMVTHEPEYAAYADRLIEIQDGMIVSDKQQKGAH; this is translated from the coding sequence ATGATTCAAGTTACCAATCTCATAAAAAATTTCGGAAGTGGGGAAGTGGTCACGAAAGTGCTCCGCGGTATTAACCTGCACATCACCAAAGGAGAATTCGTTGCTATTCAAGGAAAGTCGGGTGCTGGCAAGTCAACGCTTCTGTATCAAATGAGTATTCTTGATATGCCAACAAGCGGACAAATTATTTTGGATGGTATTAACACGGAGAATTTTACCGAAACAGAGCGCACGGATTTTCGATTAAATCGACTTGGTTATATTTTTCAGGATTACGCTCTTATTCCAGAATTGTCCGCGGTAGAAAATGTTGTGCTTCCTATTCTCATGCTTGGCACGGAAAAACGAGCCGCCCTCGAGCAAGCGATGACTGCACTTGATGCGGTTGGTCTTGGACATCGCCATGACAACCTTCCTAGTCAACTCTCTGGTGGTGAACAACAACGCGTGTCTATTGCGCGTGCCATTGCCCACACACCGGATATTCTTTTTGCTGATGAACCAACTGCCAATCTTGACAGTGTGTCAGGTGAGGAAGTAATGCGTGTTATAAACGAATTGCACAATAAAAATGGACAAACAATCGTTATGGTGACGCATGAGCCAGAATACGCAGCCTACGCTGACCGGCTTATTGAAATTCAAGACGGAATGATTGTTTCCGATAAGCAACAAAAAGGAGCACACTAG
- a CDS encoding ABC transporter permease, translated as MWKETIQIGFLLGVRQIRHASKWTTGLIIFIMMLTFLNLVAVSGILVGLIEGSVKAYSDQFTGDVFVSTLAGKKYIEKSNDMLATLDTIPGVASYSARYTEGSTIEANYRIRRDPQQLRDTVGTNLAGINPTSEEALTHISKYLIEGEYILPDDTNYIVLGSMLLEQYSPLGAQGDDAGFPTVKDVHIGSRVRVTVNGATKEYIVKGILKTKVDEISRRAFLPEKEFVRFTGRTNLNVNEVSIRATTPADAPKVKQALLDSGIGTNALVRLSREGLPTFLLDMIKTFDLLGNGISSVGLLVSSVTIFIVIFVNAITRRKYIGIMKGIGIRAGAIEFSYVIQSLMYAVVGSGLALIIIYGFLVPFFNANPINFPFSDGILVAPLSSTMIKLAVLVISTLIAGYIPAWMIIKKNTLDSILGR; from the coding sequence ATGTGGAAAGAAACGATACAGATAGGATTTCTCCTTGGTGTACGGCAAATACGCCATGCAAGTAAATGGACGACTGGGCTCATTATTTTCATCATGATGCTTACGTTCCTGAATCTCGTTGCCGTCTCAGGAATTCTTGTCGGGCTTATTGAGGGATCTGTGAAAGCATACAGCGACCAGTTTACTGGGGACGTTTTTGTTTCAACACTTGCTGGAAAAAAATATATAGAAAAAAGTAATGACATGCTTGCAACACTGGATACGATTCCGGGTGTTGCTAGTTACTCTGCCCGATACACAGAAGGTTCCACCATTGAGGCGAATTATCGTATACGGCGTGACCCACAACAGTTGCGAGATACTGTTGGAACAAATCTGGCGGGTATTAATCCTACGTCTGAAGAAGCACTCACACATATTTCAAAATACCTTATTGAAGGTGAGTATATTTTGCCAGACGACACAAATTATATTGTGCTAGGTTCAATGCTTTTGGAGCAGTACTCTCCGTTGGGAGCGCAGGGTGATGATGCGGGTTTTCCGACAGTTAAAGATGTGCACATAGGTTCACGTGTCCGCGTAACAGTAAATGGTGCTACTAAGGAATATATTGTAAAGGGAATACTCAAAACAAAGGTAGATGAAATTTCTCGCCGTGCCTTTTTGCCTGAGAAAGAATTTGTACGGTTTACTGGACGAACAAATCTTAACGTGAACGAAGTTTCTATCAGGGCCACGACACCTGCAGATGCACCAAAAGTAAAACAAGCACTTCTAGATAGTGGTATTGGAACAAATGCACTTGTGCGCCTTTCACGTGAGGGTTTACCGACGTTCTTGCTCGATATGATTAAAACATTTGATTTGTTGGGTAACGGTATTAGTTCTGTTGGCCTACTTGTTTCTTCGGTCACTATTTTTATTGTTATCTTTGTGAACGCAATTACACGACGTAAGTACATCGGTATTATGAAGGGAATTGGTATTCGTGCAGGGGCTATTGAGTTTTCATACGTGATTCAGTCACTCATGTATGCGGTTGTTGGCTCAGGTCTCGCCCTTATCATTATTTATGGTTTTCTCGTCCCATTTTTTAATGCAAATCCAATTAACTTCCCGTTTTCCGACGGTATTTTGGTTGCGCCACTCTCAAGTACGATGATAAAACTGGCTGTTCTTGTAATCTCAACACTCATTGCTGGATATATTCCTGCATGGATGATTATTAAGAAAAACACACTTGATTCAATTCTTGGTAGATAA
- a CDS encoding HlyD family efflux transporter periplasmic adaptor subunit, translated as MQSLFKNKKVLYGVPLALVCIIAIWFGVAKNGNGSDEVITIEKRDVVERVVLSGTVEADIVSDLGFEASGVVRDVFVSVNDVVFQGATLARLGLGTLQAELQSAQASLLIKKAQVANTTVSLDTVKKKQDTLVANALSEMLSDDVEAEPQSSTFTQTIPTITGRYVGEPGTYKIRIESGVQQSRETLRVFDLESTEEVEINRTGPTPLGTRGLFISFPDAISTYRNTTWFVTLPNEKGVSYTTNYNAYQTALNERQRAIEDAEAELRAQNAGSSIAEAEVVQAQAEVTRVGSQIRERTLVAPFNGIVTAVHIDPGESAAVGVPAVSLISQGGFGVEIDLPEIDSIKVKIGDKTSVILDAFGTDTIFSATVVSVNRTETIVDSVSVYEARIAFDVQDERIASGMTAEVTITTDEQKGVLAVPARAILYRTDGAPYVSAEIGGNGETQEVDVTLGLRGSDGFFEVLSGLSEGDRVHISS; from the coding sequence ATGCAGTCATTATTTAAGAACAAAAAAGTTCTCTACGGAGTGCCACTAGCACTCGTGTGTATTATTGCTATTTGGTTTGGGGTAGCAAAAAATGGCAATGGTTCCGATGAGGTTATTACTATTGAAAAACGAGATGTGGTTGAGAGGGTGGTACTTTCAGGAACAGTAGAGGCAGATATTGTATCCGATCTTGGATTTGAAGCATCCGGTGTTGTTCGGGATGTATTTGTATCTGTAAATGATGTGGTATTTCAGGGAGCCACTCTGGCCCGTCTTGGTCTAGGAACTCTTCAGGCAGAACTTCAGTCCGCCCAAGCAAGTCTTCTTATTAAAAAAGCTCAGGTTGCGAATACCACTGTTAGTTTAGATACGGTAAAGAAAAAACAAGATACTCTTGTTGCAAATGCCTTGAGTGAGATGTTATCAGATGATGTGGAAGCAGAACCACAGAGTTCAACATTTACCCAGACAATCCCTACAATTACAGGACGATATGTTGGTGAGCCTGGTACATATAAAATACGAATAGAGTCGGGAGTACAACAATCAAGAGAAACACTTCGCGTTTTTGATTTAGAAAGTACGGAAGAAGTTGAAATAAATAGAACGGGGCCAACCCCACTTGGTACGCGTGGACTTTTTATTTCGTTTCCAGATGCTATTTCTACATATAGAAACACAACATGGTTTGTGACACTTCCAAACGAAAAAGGAGTTTCATACACAACAAATTACAATGCGTACCAAACAGCTCTCAATGAACGCCAGCGTGCAATAGAAGATGCGGAGGCAGAATTACGTGCACAAAACGCAGGTTCATCTATTGCAGAAGCAGAAGTGGTCCAAGCACAGGCAGAGGTAACACGTGTTGGGTCACAGATTAGAGAGAGAACACTTGTAGCGCCCTTCAACGGTATTGTTACGGCGGTGCACATTGATCCAGGCGAATCAGCTGCCGTTGGCGTACCAGCCGTTTCGCTCATTTCTCAAGGAGGTTTTGGGGTTGAAATTGATCTTCCAGAAATTGATAGTATAAAAGTGAAGATTGGTGACAAGACGTCCGTGATACTTGATGCTTTTGGCACTGACACTATTTTTTCAGCAACCGTCGTTTCGGTAAACAGGACAGAAACTATTGTTGATAGCGTGTCGGTGTATGAGGCGCGCATTGCGTTTGATGTTCAAGATGAACGCATTGCATCTGGAATGACAGCAGAAGTTACCATTACAACTGATGAACAAAAGGGTGTACTCGCGGTTCCTGCTAGGGCTATTCTCTATCGCACAGATGGTGCCCCGTATGTTTCTGCAGAGATAGGCGGAAATGGTGAAACACAAGAGGTAGATGTAACACTCGGATTGCGTGGCTCAGATGGGTTTTTTGAGGTACTAAGCGGACTTTCCGAGGGAGACAGGGTGCACATCTCTTCATAA
- a CDS encoding TMEM175 family protein: MKQTRFDNLADGIFAIVMTLLALEIRVPALVGEVGNASVWYAVVSLTPHILSYSLSFLLLFTYWRGHHSIASVLAQNIDAKLTTINAFFFLLVGLVPFSTLLLGKYFFTQAAITLYGLNIICIGLLLYWMRQYIISSPTIRNMEMDPVQLQHSTLRILVPVYMSCIAILVSFLNVHVSLFLFMFVILFNLSGHSTTLLTKVFPKMFST, from the coding sequence ATGAAACAAACACGCTTTGATAATCTTGCTGACGGAATTTTTGCAATTGTTATGACGCTTCTAGCACTCGAGATTCGTGTTCCAGCACTTGTTGGGGAAGTGGGCAATGCCTCTGTGTGGTATGCGGTTGTCTCTCTTACACCACATATCCTCAGTTATTCACTCAGTTTTCTCCTCCTCTTTACCTATTGGCGCGGTCACCACTCTATTGCCTCGGTTCTTGCACAAAATATTGATGCAAAACTGACAACTATTAATGCATTCTTCTTTCTACTGGTTGGGCTCGTTCCATTTTCAACGCTTCTTTTAGGAAAATATTTCTTTACACAGGCGGCCATCACCCTCTATGGTTTAAATATTATTTGTATTGGTTTGTTGTTGTATTGGATGCGGCAGTATATTATTTCATCTCCAACAATACGCAATATGGAAATGGATCCTGTGCAACTTCAACACAGCACATTGCGTATTCTCGTTCCAGTGTACATGTCGTGCATTGCAATTTTGGTGAGCTTCCTTAACGTACATGTCTCACTGTTTCTTTTTATGTTTGTCATTCTCTTTAATCTCTCTGGTCACAGTACAACACTACTTACAAAAGTATTTCCAAAAATGTTTAGTACATAG
- a CDS encoding FKBP-type peptidyl-prolyl cis-trans isomerase has translation MHTKNIVVGIIIVVALIALVMWGKKAQAPVIQGETPTTQQEGIIRTMTPVPGLTVEVLQEGSGQEAKAGDAVSVHYTGTLTDGTKFDSSVDRGVPFEFQLGVGQVIAGWDAGVAGMKIGEKRKLTIAPELGYGAQGAGGVIPPNATLLFDVELLAIK, from the coding sequence ATGCACACAAAAAATATCGTTGTCGGAATTATTATTGTAGTAGCACTTATTGCACTCGTGATGTGGGGTAAGAAGGCACAGGCTCCTGTTATTCAAGGAGAAACGCCAACAACACAACAGGAGGGCATCATACGAACCATGACACCAGTACCAGGACTTACCGTTGAAGTTTTGCAGGAAGGAAGCGGACAAGAGGCAAAGGCAGGAGACGCTGTTTCAGTACATTACACAGGAACACTTACAGATGGAACAAAATTTGATTCAAGTGTTGATCGAGGGGTTCCGTTTGAATTCCAACTTGGTGTAGGGCAGGTTATTGCTGGTTGGGATGCGGGAGTTGCTGGAATGAAAATTGGAGAAAAAAGGAAGCTTACTATTGCGCCAGAATTGGGCTACGGAGCACAAGGTGCGGGTGGTGTGATTCCACCAAATGCAACACTTCTTTTTGATGTTGAACTTCTCGCAATTAAGTAG
- a CDS encoding NAD(P)-binding domain-containing protein, whose amino-acid sequence MKAVFFGCSKEHETYLVRRMSERGMSIEAVYVPEILSEETLPLALDAPIISVFSASPVSEEELQKLPQLKYIATRSTGYDHITIAATTKRGIIVSNVPSYGENTVAEHAFGLLLALSKKIFAGFEQIREKGDFEFEALQGFDLKGKTIGVVGAGRIGCHSIAIAKGFGMNVLAYDLFPKPELATQLGFSYVSLDELLSKSDVITLHVAHTPDTHHLINTESIAKMKRGVVLINTSRGAVVDTEALVKALTDGQISAAGLDVLEEEGIIQDEMQFILSGKGEGHDLRTVLANHVLIDMPNVIITPHIAFNTKEAVGRILETTIDNIDAFVKGAPQNIVTGV is encoded by the coding sequence ATGAAAGCAGTATTTTTTGGATGTTCAAAAGAACACGAGACATATCTTGTACGGCGAATGAGTGAACGTGGAATGTCCATAGAGGCGGTCTATGTACCAGAAATTCTTTCTGAAGAAACGCTCCCCCTTGCTCTTGATGCACCGATTATTTCCGTGTTCAGTGCCTCTCCTGTTTCTGAAGAAGAATTGCAAAAATTGCCGCAATTAAAATATATAGCAACACGATCAACGGGGTATGACCACATTACTATTGCCGCCACCACAAAGAGGGGCATTATTGTTTCAAATGTTCCGTCATATGGGGAAAACACAGTTGCTGAACATGCTTTTGGACTTCTCCTCGCACTATCAAAAAAGATTTTTGCAGGATTTGAACAGATTCGTGAAAAAGGTGATTTTGAATTTGAAGCATTACAGGGATTTGATCTCAAAGGAAAGACAATTGGTGTGGTTGGGGCAGGCCGTATCGGGTGTCATAGTATTGCCATTGCGAAGGGATTTGGTATGAATGTTCTTGCGTACGACCTCTTTCCTAAACCAGAATTGGCCACACAACTCGGTTTCTCATATGTTTCTCTTGATGAACTGTTGTCAAAAAGTGATGTGATAACGCTTCATGTTGCACATACTCCAGATACACACCATCTTATTAATACAGAATCAATCGCAAAAATGAAGCGTGGAGTTGTGCTCATCAACACAAGTCGTGGGGCCGTTGTGGATACTGAAGCACTCGTCAAGGCTCTCACCGATGGTCAGATTAGTGCTGCAGGTCTTGATGTGTTGGAAGAAGAGGGAATTATTCAAGATGAAATGCAATTTATCCTTTCGGGAAAAGGTGAGGGACATGATTTGCGAACAGTGCTCGCAAATCATGTGCTTATTGATATGCCGAATGTCATCATCACTCCACATATTGCCTTTAATACAAAAGAAGCCGTTGGGCGCATTTTAGAGACAACGATTGATAATATTGATGCGTTTGTGAAGGGTGCGCCACAAAATATTGTTACCGGTGTATGA
- the ppsA gene encoding phosphoenolpyruvate synthase, translating into MNSRYILPLDGVTLADVSRVGGKNASLGEMIKELGGKGIMVPSGFVTTADAYRFFMKETGMDTFVATTLKGLDTHNIKDLAKRGEKIRKAIVKAKMPKELRSEIAFAYTEMEKKYGKGVSVAVRSSATAEDLPGASFAGEHDTYLGIIGIERTVLAVQAAIASLFTDRAISYRVDKGFEQSTIALSVGVQKMVRSDVGASGVMFTIDTETGFKNTVVINASWGLGEMVVQGKVTPDEYLVYKEARAKGKLPIINKVLGSKLSKMLYGTGGGKSIKQTKVVATKENERDSWVLSEMEIRTLAQWGIEIEKHYTARAGVWTPMDIEWAKDGRDGKLYIVQARPETVQALRDRAVIVEYTRHGNAPVLCEGMSVGSKIATGKARVILSPKQAHTFKKGEVLVTDMTDPDWEPIMKIASAIVTDKGGRTSHAAIVSRELGIPAIVGSGNATRKIKTGMDITVDTTGTTGVVFKGILQFSTLQHNIAHLPKPKTSVMVNIASPDHAFEASFLPVSGVGLAREEFIIASVGVHPMALLEYKKLSSTLKKQIDAKTRGWDDKVAFYVDRLSYGIATIAAAFYPRPVIVRFSDFKTNEYRTLLGGDAYEPQEENPMIGWRGASRYSDARFAPAFALECKSIKRVRDDMGFDNVIPMVPFCRTLKEGEQTLMLMAHEGLVSEYAQLQGHRRSEKAVPVYMMCEIPSNVLLAEKFLDMFDGMSIGSNDLTQLTLGLDRDAGTLSYIGNENNDAVKDLISKAISACKRRGKYIGICGQGPSDIPEFARFLVQEGIQSMSLNSDVVIKTIDAIYKTEQSLSRN; encoded by the coding sequence ATGAACTCACGATACATTCTTCCTCTCGACGGTGTTACTCTTGCAGACGTTTCGCGCGTTGGTGGAAAAAATGCATCTCTTGGAGAAATGATTAAGGAATTAGGTGGTAAGGGTATTATGGTGCCATCAGGTTTTGTAACAACTGCGGATGCATATCGATTTTTTATGAAAGAAACAGGTATGGACACCTTTGTTGCTACAACCCTTAAAGGACTTGATACGCATAATATAAAAGATTTAGCAAAGCGTGGAGAAAAAATTCGTAAGGCGATTGTTAAAGCGAAGATGCCAAAGGAATTGCGAAGTGAAATCGCGTTTGCCTATACAGAAATGGAAAAGAAATATGGCAAAGGAGTAAGTGTTGCCGTGCGTTCAAGTGCGACCGCTGAAGATCTTCCAGGTGCGTCATTTGCTGGAGAACACGACACGTATCTCGGTATTATTGGTATTGAACGTACGGTGCTTGCGGTACAAGCAGCAATAGCATCTTTGTTTACCGACCGTGCTATTTCATATCGAGTAGATAAAGGGTTTGAACAATCAACCATTGCGCTCTCGGTAGGGGTTCAAAAAATGGTTCGCTCTGATGTTGGTGCGTCAGGGGTTATGTTTACCATTGATACGGAAACAGGTTTTAAGAATACTGTGGTTATTAACGCATCGTGGGGCCTTGGAGAAATGGTGGTACAAGGAAAAGTAACTCCTGATGAATATCTTGTGTACAAAGAAGCACGAGCAAAAGGAAAATTGCCCATCATCAACAAAGTGCTCGGTTCAAAGCTTTCAAAAATGTTGTACGGAACAGGTGGCGGTAAGAGTATCAAGCAAACAAAAGTTGTAGCAACCAAAGAAAATGAACGAGATTCGTGGGTTCTTTCTGAAATGGAGATTCGCACACTTGCGCAGTGGGGAATTGAAATTGAAAAACATTATACAGCGCGTGCGGGTGTTTGGACACCGATGGATATTGAATGGGCAAAAGATGGACGTGATGGCAAGTTATACATTGTGCAAGCACGACCAGAAACAGTACAGGCGCTACGCGACAGGGCGGTTATTGTTGAATACACACGACATGGAAATGCCCCCGTATTGTGTGAAGGAATGTCGGTGGGAAGTAAAATTGCTACAGGAAAGGCACGCGTTATTCTTTCGCCAAAACAAGCACATACATTTAAAAAAGGAGAGGTGTTGGTGACAGATATGACGGATCCCGACTGGGAACCAATTATGAAAATTGCATCGGCAATTGTAACTGATAAAGGCGGACGCACATCACACGCTGCAATTGTCTCACGTGAATTAGGTATTCCCGCGATTGTTGGTTCAGGAAACGCAACACGAAAAATAAAAACAGGAATGGACATCACCGTAGATACCACAGGAACGACGGGTGTCGTCTTTAAGGGAATTTTGCAGTTTTCCACACTGCAGCATAATATCGCGCACCTACCGAAACCAAAAACAAGTGTCATGGTAAACATCGCCTCTCCAGACCACGCATTTGAAGCGTCGTTTTTACCAGTCTCCGGTGTGGGGCTTGCGCGTGAGGAGTTTATTATTGCTTCTGTGGGCGTGCATCCCATGGCTCTCTTGGAGTACAAAAAACTTTCAAGCACACTTAAAAAACAAATTGATGCAAAGACGAGAGGGTGGGATGATAAAGTGGCGTTTTATGTTGACCGCCTTTCGTATGGTATTGCGACAATTGCTGCCGCGTTTTATCCGCGACCAGTTATTGTGCGATTTTCTGATTTTAAAACAAATGAGTATCGAACACTTCTTGGTGGAGATGCATATGAACCACAAGAAGAGAACCCAATGATTGGGTGGCGTGGTGCCTCTCGGTATTCAGATGCACGGTTTGCTCCGGCGTTTGCACTAGAGTGCAAGTCAATCAAACGTGTGCGTGATGATATGGGGTTTGATAACGTCATCCCCATGGTTCCATTTTGTCGAACTCTCAAAGAGGGTGAGCAGACACTGATGCTTATGGCACATGAGGGACTTGTGTCTGAGTATGCACAACTACAAGGACACCGACGTTCAGAAAAAGCGGTTCCGGTATACATGATGTGTGAAATTCCTTCGAACGTGCTCTTGGCAGAAAAATTTCTAGACATGTTTGATGGTATGTCTATTGGTTCAAATGATTTAACACAATTAACCCTTGGGCTTGATCGTGATGCAGGAACACTATCGTATATTGGCAATGAAAACAACGATGCGGTAAAAGACCTTATTTCAAAAGCCATTTCTGCCTGTAAGAGGCGTGGAAAGTACATTGGCATTTGTGGACAAGGACCATCTGACATTCCAGAATTTGCGCGTTTTCTTGTTCAAGAAGGAATTCAAAGTATGTCGCTGAATTCTGATGTGGTGATTAAAACTATAGATGCTATTTATAAAACAGAGCAGTCGCTCTCTAGAAACTAA